The following are encoded in a window of Dermacentor silvarum isolate Dsil-2018 unplaced genomic scaffold, BIME_Dsil_1.4 Seq60, whole genome shotgun sequence genomic DNA:
- the LOC125941905 gene encoding uncharacterized protein LOC125941905 encodes MDRMTEKGSVPHNVVRYFDLSLHGPSSNGACSECGMQVHQLKEENETLKAEIQSLKRLQEEHSYLTEAGKMVKRLKRILNNVEKKQDDPVIACTKVDIGGGTLIDKSVLEQLSRACGSGRGKFARALLRHVFTDAELRGKSLFGGEAVQKEALDTAHSSRTLVTAQMQSPITLV; translated from the exons ATGGATCGCATGACTGAGAAGGGCAGTGTTCCACACAACGTGGTTCGGTACTTTGATTTGAGCCTGCATGGGCCAAGCAGC AATGGGGCTTGCAGCGAATGTGGGATGCAAGTGCACCAGCTGAAAGAGGAAAATGAAACCTTGAAGGCTGAAATCCAAAGCCTGAAGAGGCTTCAGGAGGAGCACAGCTATCTTACTG AAGCTGGCAAGATGGTCAAGAGGCTGAAGAGGATCCTCAACAATGTTGAGAAGAAGCAAGACGATCCCGTAATTGCTTGCACAAAG GTTGACATAGGAGGCGGGACACTAATTGACAAGAGTGTGCTGGAGCAGCTCAGCCGGGCCTGTGGCAGTGGCCGTGGCAAATTTGCCAGGGCACTTTTGCGCCACGTCTTCACTGACGCTGAGCTCCGCGGCAAGTCTCTCTTTGGGGGCGAGGCTGTTCAGAAGGAGGCCCTTGACACT GCTCACTCTAGCAGGACCTTAGTGACTGCGCAGATGCAGAGCCCCATCACATTGGTGTGA